In a single window of the Rhodoferax saidenbachensis genome:
- a CDS encoding tetratricopeptide repeat protein — MSLRVGLLVVSCAMLSQAHASDAPVAGQDYQSLQIASSTNLNALKKLYARHTQLPYLRLEQRGTQYVLRAGFWTSTSAAKAALAANPVPGAKLRVAVLRPEALVQYNWAEAAPSNPNALAKPALPLPDANTGKATETMAVAPVPAQPALVNPAPEKKAPLSPTTATDISDRLRTFNPDDFALAYDVLLSTGDLQRAYRIAQQAVAKLPQDPSWRRKLAQVAEWTQHPDVAATQWRALFLQGNRTPDVLANVLRLSPYMEDPSVALQVWKELAVRQPLTTAQWQEVFHLFEELSQPAEGSTFFEAQYRRHQDISLLDYAARLADNAGDDTRALNLYLQRAELAPFSLATVLRAVTHLVRMDRMGDAQTLMQTYASQVPADAAEYWRMLGQIAWETRSNDAAQEAYTRYVKTPQATVADWSRLIFLVRQKMPLEAAGLALEAWRRFGAVDQLTLALEIYTAAGDIQTQTRIYKALQGEALKQAQQEPRFLLLRAQYYQRGKQPDLAWSDLARAMQIAPGDKDAVLSALWFLIDEGRHPVLNTLLRQHAATASKDSAYWMAFAAGNQTLGRNKEALHWYGKEVQRTPQAPLLLLNYADTLEQLQQAGMAARIRRHAWLLLKQKYPSPDAVPKGASPAELLTAVRLSLQNRPGDPAMQQVRQMVQKMRGLPSEQSDEETSTLVLGWAITQEQFANARYWMWQRYARQAEQAAPLWGESQVALQLGDTATMSRLLDRKSDAMPIYNRYDTAYALGHTPQALDIAFKGMAQQENDEPLHDRFRQHAPGNAPYLQLMARKDMLGTLDRQGLYGEARFVVRPQLHLLAGWSRMQQSSTDTNLQTLAPGSDQLERLEIQWQGTRDQGSLALFHRNELQSYMGLQATQTFRWGERINLDTGLDYRADSGLSLPMQVAGYEHSIHGSLGYTLGKRHYLRASPRLSQYYTQFGDYLGSGQLLDLEAGYRIRTEYPDWRLRAVLTQQDFSRNGGISAESLARLPADLQAAINNGTIDPTTYFLPESSTSWGLCFSMGENLAGQNLQTVYSRAWRPYFDMCLRDNSRTGSGYTGTVGMVGSVTGEDHVAVELQNSDGLTTVEGPTRTLTLRYRHYF, encoded by the coding sequence GTGAGTCTGCGTGTTGGTCTGTTGGTTGTGTCCTGTGCCATGTTGTCGCAGGCACATGCCAGTGACGCACCGGTTGCGGGGCAGGACTACCAGTCCCTGCAAATCGCCAGCAGCACCAACCTAAACGCGCTGAAGAAACTGTACGCGCGTCACACCCAACTGCCCTATTTGCGCCTGGAGCAGCGTGGCACGCAGTATGTACTCCGTGCAGGCTTTTGGACCAGCACCAGTGCCGCAAAGGCAGCCTTGGCCGCAAACCCCGTACCGGGTGCCAAACTGCGTGTCGCGGTACTGCGCCCGGAAGCTTTGGTGCAGTACAACTGGGCGGAAGCGGCACCTTCCAATCCCAACGCATTGGCAAAACCCGCGTTGCCGCTACCTGACGCCAACACAGGCAAGGCGACCGAGACCATGGCTGTGGCGCCGGTGCCTGCACAACCCGCATTGGTGAACCCTGCCCCCGAGAAGAAGGCACCGTTATCACCGACGACAGCAACGGATATCAGTGACCGCTTGCGCACCTTCAATCCGGATGACTTTGCACTCGCCTATGACGTGCTGCTGAGCACTGGAGACCTGCAACGCGCCTACCGCATTGCACAGCAGGCCGTTGCCAAACTTCCGCAAGACCCAAGCTGGCGCCGCAAACTGGCCCAGGTTGCCGAGTGGACACAGCACCCGGATGTGGCTGCAACACAATGGCGTGCCTTGTTTCTGCAAGGTAACCGTACGCCCGATGTCCTCGCAAACGTCTTGCGTTTGTCGCCTTATATGGAAGACCCCTCCGTTGCACTGCAGGTCTGGAAGGAACTGGCCGTACGCCAACCCCTGACCACCGCGCAGTGGCAGGAAGTGTTTCATTTGTTCGAGGAGTTGTCCCAGCCCGCCGAAGGTTCCACTTTTTTTGAAGCGCAGTACCGGCGCCACCAGGACATCTCTTTACTGGACTACGCGGCGCGACTGGCGGACAACGCCGGTGACGACACCCGCGCGCTGAACCTGTACCTGCAAAGAGCCGAGCTTGCGCCGTTTTCCCTCGCGACTGTGCTGCGTGCAGTGACCCATCTGGTCCGCATGGATCGCATGGGCGACGCACAAACCCTGATGCAAACCTATGCATCGCAGGTACCTGCGGATGCGGCCGAGTATTGGCGTATGTTGGGACAAATTGCCTGGGAAACACGCAGCAATGATGCTGCACAAGAGGCTTACACGCGTTATGTAAAAACCCCACAGGCCACGGTGGCCGACTGGTCCCGGTTGATATTTCTGGTGCGACAGAAAATGCCACTGGAAGCAGCCGGCCTGGCGCTGGAAGCGTGGCGCCGCTTTGGCGCCGTGGACCAACTGACACTGGCACTGGAAATTTATACCGCTGCGGGAGATATCCAGACACAGACCCGCATCTACAAGGCGTTGCAAGGTGAAGCACTGAAGCAAGCGCAGCAGGAGCCACGTTTCCTGCTGCTACGCGCGCAGTACTACCAGCGGGGCAAACAACCCGACCTGGCGTGGTCTGACCTCGCACGTGCGATGCAGATCGCTCCTGGCGACAAGGACGCCGTGTTGTCGGCCTTGTGGTTCCTGATCGACGAAGGTCGCCACCCGGTGTTGAACACTCTGCTGCGGCAACATGCAGCCACTGCAAGCAAAGATTCTGCGTACTGGATGGCCTTTGCCGCAGGCAACCAGACCTTGGGGCGCAACAAGGAAGCCTTGCACTGGTATGGCAAAGAAGTGCAACGCACGCCACAAGCCCCTTTGTTGCTGCTGAACTATGCAGATACGCTGGAACAGTTGCAGCAGGCGGGCATGGCAGCGCGCATTCGCCGCCACGCCTGGCTGCTGCTCAAGCAGAAGTACCCCTCGCCGGATGCCGTTCCAAAGGGTGCAAGCCCCGCCGAACTATTGACGGCTGTCAGACTGTCGCTGCAAAACCGCCCGGGAGACCCCGCCATGCAGCAGGTCCGCCAGATGGTGCAAAAGATGCGGGGCCTGCCCAGTGAGCAAAGCGACGAAGAGACCAGTACGCTGGTGCTGGGCTGGGCCATCACACAAGAACAGTTCGCCAATGCACGTTACTGGATGTGGCAACGCTACGCCCGGCAAGCCGAGCAGGCCGCCCCGCTCTGGGGAGAGTCCCAGGTGGCCTTGCAGTTGGGCGATACGGCCACGATGAGTCGCTTGCTGGATCGCAAGAGCGACGCCATGCCCATCTACAACCGTTATGACACAGCCTATGCGTTGGGCCACACGCCGCAGGCACTGGATATTGCTTTCAAAGGCATGGCCCAGCAGGAGAACGATGAGCCCCTGCACGACCGCTTCCGCCAGCACGCTCCCGGTAACGCCCCCTATCTGCAACTGATGGCCCGCAAGGACATGCTGGGCACGCTGGACCGGCAAGGCCTGTACGGCGAAGCCCGGTTTGTAGTGCGCCCTCAGTTGCATCTGCTTGCCGGATGGTCCCGAATGCAGCAGTCCAGCACGGACACCAACCTGCAAACCCTGGCACCGGGTTCGGACCAACTGGAACGCCTGGAAATCCAGTGGCAAGGCACGCGTGACCAGGGCAGTCTGGCACTTTTTCACCGCAATGAGCTGCAAAGTTACATGGGCTTGCAGGCAACCCAGACCTTCCGCTGGGGCGAGCGCATCAACCTCGATACCGGTCTGGATTACCGCGCGGACTCTGGCCTGAGCCTGCCCATGCAAGTGGCCGGGTATGAGCACAGCATTCACGGCAGCCTGGGCTACACGCTTGGCAAACGGCACTACCTGCGTGCCTCCCCACGTTTGAGCCAGTACTACACCCAGTTCGGAGACTACCTGGGTAGCGGGCAATTGCTGGACCTGGAAGCGGGTTACCGCATCCGCACCGAATACCCCGACTGGCGCTTGCGCGCGGTGCTGACCCAACAGGACTTTTCGCGCAATGGCGGCATCAGCGCAGAGTCATTGGCGCGTTTGCCCGCGGACCTGCAGGCCGCCATCAACAACGGGACGATCGACCCCACCACGTACTTTTTGCCCGAAAGCAGCACGTCCTGGGGGCTGTGTTTCAGCATGGGAGAAAACCTGGCAGGACAAAACCTGCAGACCGTGTACAGCCGGGCCTGGCGCCCGTACTTTGACATGTGTTTGCGCGACAATAGCCGCACAGGTAGCGGCTACACCGGAACAGTGGGCATGGTGGGCTCCGTCACAGGAGAAGACCACGTGGCCGTGGAGTTACAAAACAGCGATGGTCTGACCACCGTCGAAGGCCCCACACGCACACTGACATTGCGATATCGACACTACTTTTAA
- a CDS encoding tetratricopeptide repeat protein, protein MNVLYWAWSAVLVELGLFWSPLMHINSIYAFISVLTLHVLASAIVASGTYVLQPKRFQEPRTMVWLLLFTFAFIAPVVGAVGMLLIIRTTLRRESSSVRHAVPVSVNLPEYDVQSKEVNRSGQGAIRSRLGKNVPGDVRMQSLMTLQAVPNRVANPILEDLLGDSTDDVRLVAFGMLDAEEKKLNTHIQRERDHLEHDLTPEQRYACLRHLAELHWELIYASLAQGELRKHILGQARGYVDAALQVDVPTDSGLTFLHGRILLAQGDIENAQKALEEAIVLGQPLTSALPYLAEMAFKRRDFALVKQFMEQLAELNVASRTRAIADFWTGRDKVSNFSDRRYLPHI, encoded by the coding sequence ATGAACGTCCTGTACTGGGCCTGGAGCGCCGTGCTGGTAGAGCTGGGCTTGTTCTGGAGCCCGTTGATGCATATCAACAGCATCTACGCCTTCATCAGTGTTCTGACCCTGCACGTTCTGGCCAGTGCCATCGTGGCCAGCGGCACCTATGTTCTGCAGCCCAAACGTTTTCAGGAGCCGCGCACCATGGTCTGGCTGCTGCTGTTCACCTTTGCTTTTATCGCGCCCGTGGTCGGTGCCGTCGGCATGCTGCTGATCATCCGCACGACCCTGCGGCGTGAATCCTCTTCCGTTCGCCATGCGGTTCCGGTGTCGGTGAACCTGCCGGAATACGATGTGCAGTCCAAGGAAGTCAATCGCAGCGGCCAGGGGGCCATTCGTTCGCGCCTGGGGAAAAACGTGCCTGGTGATGTGCGCATGCAGTCCCTGATGACCCTGCAAGCCGTGCCCAACCGCGTTGCCAACCCTATCCTGGAAGACCTGCTGGGTGACAGCACCGATGACGTGCGCCTGGTTGCCTTTGGCATGCTGGATGCGGAAGAGAAAAAGCTCAACACCCACATCCAGCGCGAACGCGACCATCTGGAACACGATCTCACCCCCGAGCAGCGTTATGCCTGCCTGCGGCACCTTGCCGAGCTGCACTGGGAGTTGATCTATGCCTCCCTGGCCCAGGGCGAACTACGCAAGCACATCCTGGGACAAGCACGCGGCTATGTGGATGCCGCATTGCAGGTTGATGTGCCCACCGACTCCGGCCTGACCTTCCTGCACGGGCGCATTCTGCTGGCACAGGGTGATATCGAAAATGCGCAAAAGGCTTTGGAAGAGGCCATTGTGCTGGGGCAACCCCTAACCTCTGCCTTGCCCTATCTGGCCGAGATGGCCTTCAAGCGGCGCGATTTTGCGCTTGTGAAACAATTCATGGAACAACTGGCAGAACTCAATGTGGCATCGCGGACACGCGCCATCGCCGACTTCTGGACCGGACGCGACAAGGTAAGCAACTTCAGTGACCGCCGATACCTCCCCCACATCTGA
- a CDS encoding endo alpha-1,4 polygalactosaminidase, translating into MKKLLTWLLALLAYGAQASAASPALALYYGDNPPWDALQAFDIVVVDPGHVPNPAAVAPAHTTLAAYVAVGEVQPSRPYANSIPKAWLRGENKDWGSRLIDQSQAAWPAFFTDNVIQPLWAAGYRSFFFDTLDSYQLFAKTPQERAQQEAGLVATIQAVKKRYPQAKLIFNRGFEILDRTGKLVDMVAAESLFQGYDAGKGSYTTVSESDREWLLGQLRRARDEFKLPILAIDYVPPGQRDLARATAKRISDLGFTPWVATPDLTTLGVGSIEVMPRKVLVVHSPLQAEFELNTLDPARLMAMPLNYLGYAPEYLDTLHLPDHTLTGRYAGAVIWLTEELSASERQKLAAWIQKQTTDKLPLAFVSLQSDLLDGAVGKTLGLNLRAAAGTNLPSVTQQDASVGFERSPRPTADSFFGLTLAKGRPLLTLQRDGISQHAAGIAPWGGYVIDPYGVVNLPGGAGSRWVIDPFAFLRDALQLPDMPVADVSTETGRRMLMVHMDGDGFVSRSELPGNPLAGEVVRDRVVNKYPVPMTISVIEAELSPQGLYPGLSALSEKVAQDIFRAPPRCHRIAQLLPSLFLAQSGGNC; encoded by the coding sequence ATGAAAAAATTACTCACCTGGCTGCTGGCCCTGCTGGCCTACGGCGCGCAAGCCAGCGCGGCCAGCCCTGCGCTGGCGCTGTACTACGGAGACAATCCCCCTTGGGATGCTTTGCAGGCCTTCGACATCGTGGTGGTGGACCCAGGCCATGTGCCCAACCCCGCTGCGGTCGCTCCCGCGCACACCACCCTCGCGGCCTATGTGGCCGTGGGAGAAGTCCAGCCCAGCCGCCCTTACGCCAACAGCATTCCCAAAGCCTGGCTGCGTGGCGAAAACAAGGACTGGGGCAGCCGCCTGATTGACCAGTCGCAAGCCGCATGGCCCGCCTTTTTCACCGACAACGTCATTCAACCCTTGTGGGCAGCCGGTTACCGCAGCTTCTTCTTCGACACGCTGGACTCCTACCAGCTGTTCGCCAAAACGCCGCAGGAGCGGGCCCAACAGGAAGCTGGCCTGGTCGCCACCATCCAGGCAGTCAAAAAGCGCTACCCCCAAGCCAAACTGATTTTCAACCGTGGCTTTGAAATTCTGGACCGCACCGGCAAGCTGGTCGACATGGTCGCCGCCGAATCGCTGTTTCAGGGGTATGACGCGGGCAAAGGCAGCTACACCACGGTGTCGGAGTCCGACCGCGAATGGCTGCTGGGCCAACTGCGCCGGGCGCGCGATGAATTCAAATTACCCATCCTGGCGATTGACTATGTGCCGCCCGGGCAGCGGGACTTGGCCCGCGCCACCGCAAAACGCATCAGCGACCTGGGCTTCACCCCCTGGGTCGCCACGCCTGACCTGACCACGCTGGGGGTCGGCAGCATTGAAGTCATGCCACGCAAGGTGCTGGTGGTACACAGCCCTCTGCAGGCAGAGTTTGAACTGAACACGCTGGACCCGGCCCGCCTGATGGCCATGCCGCTGAACTACCTGGGATACGCGCCCGAGTATTTGGACACCTTGCATTTGCCGGACCACACACTGACAGGTCGCTATGCAGGTGCCGTTATCTGGCTCACCGAAGAACTCAGCGCGTCAGAGCGCCAAAAGCTGGCGGCCTGGATACAGAAACAAACTACGGACAAACTGCCGCTGGCCTTTGTGAGTTTGCAAAGCGATCTACTCGACGGTGCGGTGGGCAAAACCTTGGGGCTCAATCTACGGGCCGCAGCCGGCACCAACTTGCCCAGCGTCACCCAACAAGACGCTTCGGTGGGGTTTGAGCGTTCACCCCGCCCCACTGCAGACAGTTTTTTTGGGCTGACATTGGCCAAGGGACGGCCACTTCTCACGCTTCAGCGTGATGGAATATCTCAACATGCAGCCGGCATTGCCCCGTGGGGCGGCTATGTGATCGACCCCTATGGCGTTGTCAACCTGCCGGGTGGAGCAGGCAGCAGATGGGTCATCGATCCATTTGCCTTCTTGCGCGATGCATTGCAACTGCCGGACATGCCCGTCGCAGATGTCAGCACTGAAACCGGGCGTCGCATGCTCATGGTCCACATGGACGGAGACGGTTTTGTGAGCCGATCCGAGCTTCCGGGCAACCCGCTGGCGGGAGAGGTAGTACGGGATCGGGTGGTCAACAAATACCCGGTGCCCATGACCATTTCCGTCATTGAAGCCGAGTTGTCACCGCAGGGGCTCTACCCGGGACTTTCCGCACTGTCGGAAAAAGTGGCGCAGGATATTTTCCGTGCCCCCCCACGTTGCCATCGCATCGCACAGTTACTCCCATCCCTTTTTCTGGCACAAAGTGGGGGCAACTGCTGA
- a CDS encoding PelD GGDEF domain-containing protein, giving the protein MPRFRWPRLLQRQARAEALAPEQITARAQWLEIFIIPLLVIAVGWITSPKDPMLSQSQFPWFWFAPVLISLRYGVLPGLLGSIPILINWLVADRMGLVVENFSSQFFFGAGVLVLLCGEFSDVWRDRNARMEETYLYVTERLSRLTKRHLLLNLSHDRLEQEMLARPGSLRDALARLRAMVIAADGSTPAMPAAQGLLQLLSQYVNIESAALYVVNAGTTDPVLGAQIAHIGEPALLEPDDELLRLSMDELSLSHIASRDLSLERKTNQLVVAPLISGNDTLIGVLAVTRMPFFSLNVENLQMMSVILAYYADNIRNAPRVREIQQQMPSMPALFAEELVRMLMMQDKVGISSHIVLMTFDGPLRDEIPAEFLRIKRGLDLYWQTRIHDKPAIAVLMPFASPSAKEGFIHRIDSWLHTRFHGGFDSLDVHVRTIDFDKENPLDVLLETVKA; this is encoded by the coding sequence ATGCCCCGATTTCGATGGCCACGGCTGCTACAGCGCCAAGCCAGGGCTGAAGCGCTGGCGCCAGAGCAGATCACCGCACGGGCGCAATGGCTGGAAATCTTCATCATCCCGCTGCTGGTCATTGCGGTAGGCTGGATCACCAGCCCCAAAGACCCCATGTTGTCGCAAAGCCAGTTCCCCTGGTTCTGGTTTGCGCCAGTGTTGATCTCCCTGCGCTACGGTGTCTTGCCAGGCTTGCTGGGCAGTATTCCCATCCTCATCAACTGGCTGGTGGCCGATCGCATGGGGCTGGTGGTCGAGAACTTTTCCTCCCAGTTCTTCTTTGGCGCAGGCGTGCTGGTGTTGCTGTGCGGAGAATTCAGCGATGTCTGGCGTGACCGCAACGCGCGCATGGAGGAAACCTACCTCTATGTGACCGAACGTTTGTCGCGCCTGACCAAGCGGCATTTGTTGCTTAACCTGTCCCATGACCGCCTGGAGCAGGAAATGCTGGCACGGCCGGGCTCCCTGCGCGACGCCCTGGCCCGCCTGCGCGCCATGGTGATTGCTGCCGATGGTTCCACACCGGCCATGCCTGCCGCCCAGGGCTTGCTGCAACTGTTATCGCAGTACGTCAACATCGAATCTGCAGCGCTTTATGTGGTGAATGCAGGCACTACAGACCCGGTTCTGGGCGCACAAATCGCCCATATCGGAGAGCCCGCGCTGCTGGAACCGGATGACGAGCTCCTGCGCCTGTCCATGGACGAGCTCAGCCTGTCCCACATTGCCAGCCGCGATCTGAGCCTGGAACGCAAGACCAACCAGTTGGTGGTCGCACCGCTGATTTCGGGCAATGACACCTTGATCGGCGTGCTCGCCGTCACACGCATGCCCTTCTTCTCGCTGAATGTCGAGAACCTGCAGATGATGTCAGTCATCCTGGCCTACTACGCCGACAACATTCGCAATGCCCCCCGGGTGCGTGAGATCCAGCAGCAGATGCCCTCTATGCCCGCCCTGTTCGCCGAAGAACTGGTGCGCATGTTGATGATGCAGGACAAGGTCGGCATTTCCAGCCATATCGTGCTCATGACTTTTGACGGCCCCTTGCGCGATGAAATTCCTGCCGAGTTTCTGCGTATCAAACGTGGCCTGGACCTGTACTGGCAAACCCGCATACACGACAAACCCGCCATTGCCGTGCTGATGCCGTTTGCGTCTCCATCGGCCAAGGAAGGGTTCATCCACCGCATTGATTCCTGGCTGCACACCCGCTTCCATGGTGGTTTTGATTCGCTGGACGTGCATGTACGCACCATCGATTTCGACAAGGAAAATCCATTGGACGTGCTACTGGAGACAGTCAAGGCATGA
- the pelF gene encoding GT4 family glycosyltransferase PelF, with translation MTADTSPTSEIQFPKADSVDVMLLLEGTFPFVSGGVSSWVHQIIQGFPEIRFGAIFLGSRKQDYGKLRYTLPSNLVHLETAYLFDDQENPPIVPVKAPAETMAMVEQMHDLFENDLKHPNCAHMFAGMMDEAGPDGKIGHDMFLYSEGAWDFIKKSYRRRSTDPSFVDYFWTIRTIHTPFWRLREVAVKAPPARIYHAVSTGYAGILGVLLKHRNQRPFMLSEHGIYVKERKIDLYQAQWIKDNRSVFERDPSRVSYFRQLWIRFFEHLGYVTYQASNDIVALYEANRQRQLTDGAPPERTSNIANGIDVEKFAALRADWPDGPPPIMCLIGRVVPIKDIKTYIRAMRIVATHLPQAEAWIAGPEDESPEYARECRELVTQLGLENTVKFLGFQKLTELLPKVGLVVLSSISEALPLVILEGYAAGVPTLSTDVGSCRQLVFGLPGEDEALGASGRIVRIADPQALAQAAIELLGDPVEWQRARASAIQRVEKYYSQRLMFDRYQALYSKNFAWQA, from the coding sequence GTGACCGCCGATACCTCCCCCACATCTGAAATCCAATTCCCCAAGGCGGACAGCGTCGATGTCATGCTCTTGCTGGAAGGCACCTTCCCCTTCGTTTCAGGCGGGGTGTCCAGTTGGGTGCACCAGATCATCCAGGGCTTTCCCGAGATCCGTTTCGGCGCCATTTTTCTGGGCAGCCGCAAGCAGGATTACGGCAAGCTGCGCTACACCCTGCCCAGCAACCTGGTGCATCTGGAAACCGCCTACCTCTTTGACGACCAGGAAAATCCTCCCATCGTTCCGGTCAAGGCGCCCGCCGAAACCATGGCCATGGTGGAGCAGATGCACGACCTGTTTGAGAACGACCTGAAGCACCCGAACTGCGCCCATATGTTCGCCGGCATGATGGACGAGGCGGGGCCTGACGGCAAGATCGGCCACGACATGTTCCTCTACAGCGAAGGAGCGTGGGACTTCATCAAGAAGAGTTACCGTCGCCGCAGTACTGACCCTTCCTTTGTCGACTACTTCTGGACCATACGCACCATCCACACGCCCTTCTGGCGCTTGCGCGAGGTGGCCGTCAAGGCTCCGCCGGCGCGCATTTACCACGCGGTGTCCACCGGGTATGCAGGCATCCTGGGTGTGCTGCTCAAGCACCGCAACCAGCGCCCCTTCATGCTCAGCGAACATGGCATCTATGTGAAAGAGCGCAAGATTGACCTGTACCAGGCACAGTGGATCAAGGACAACCGCAGCGTATTTGAACGCGATCCTTCACGGGTCAGTTATTTCCGCCAGCTCTGGATCCGCTTTTTTGAACACCTGGGTTATGTCACCTACCAGGCCTCCAACGACATCGTGGCGCTTTACGAGGCGAATCGCCAACGCCAATTGACCGACGGTGCGCCACCGGAACGAACGTCCAATATTGCCAACGGTATTGATGTAGAAAAGTTTGCCGCCCTGCGCGCAGACTGGCCGGATGGGCCGCCTCCCATCATGTGCCTGATCGGCCGTGTTGTTCCCATCAAGGACATCAAGACCTACATCCGTGCCATGCGCATCGTGGCAACGCATTTGCCACAGGCCGAGGCCTGGATCGCCGGGCCGGAAGACGAGTCCCCCGAATACGCGCGGGAATGCCGCGAGCTGGTGACCCAATTGGGGTTGGAGAACACCGTGAAGTTTCTCGGTTTCCAGAAACTCACCGAACTCCTGCCCAAGGTCGGGCTGGTGGTTCTGAGCTCCATCAGTGAGGCCCTGCCGCTGGTGATTCTGGAAGGTTACGCCGCTGGTGTGCCGACCCTCAGTACCGATGTCGGGTCATGCAGGCAACTGGTGTTTGGCCTGCCTGGCGAAGACGAAGCCCTGGGTGCCTCCGGACGCATCGTGCGCATCGCAGACCCACAGGCGCTGGCGCAGGCGGCCATTGAGTTGCTGGGCGACCCTGTCGAATGGCAACGCGCACGCGCGTCCGCCATTCAACGCGTCGAAAAATACTACTCGCAGCGCCTGATGTTTGACCGCTACCAGGCGCTGTACAGCAAGAACTTCGCATGGCAGGCATAG